In Rutidosis leptorrhynchoides isolate AG116_Rl617_1_P2 chromosome 2, CSIRO_AGI_Rlap_v1, whole genome shotgun sequence, one genomic interval encodes:
- the LOC139892377 gene encoding presenilin-like protein At2g29900, producing the protein MDQNPRPTSILHSLGEEIIRIITPVSICMFSVVILVSVLTTDSSNSSSINTIATIAYTETTSDSEWDKFKGALLNSLVFVIVVTLVTFLLVLLFYFRCTKFLKYYMGFSAFLVLGFMGGEIALFLIQVFNIAIDAFTFVILLFNFTIVGVLAVFMSKVPIFVTQSYMVIIGVLTAYWFTMLPEWTTWVLLVAMSLYDLAAVLLPGGPLRLLVELAISRDEDIPALVYEARPVMDPRVNTVVQRRVWRDRRVDPESHTGPQIDTNSTGTSQNVEGGHVGQVGQVDQVHELSAPLIERIRDHGLAGEGDNVNLEGIGLGSSGAIKLGLGDFIFYSVLVGRAAMYDYMTVYACYLAIVAGLGITLILLALYQKALPALPVSVLLGVLFYVLTRVFLEEFVVQCSSNLVMF; encoded by the coding sequence ATGGACCAAAATCCAAGACCCACGAGTATTCTTCATTCCTTAGGCGAAGAAATCATCAGAATCATAACCCCAGTTTCAATCTGCATGTTTTCAGTTGTCATTTTAGTTTCAGTGTTAACCACTGATTCATCAAATTCTTCTTCAATTAACACAATAGCCACCATAGCTTACACTGAAACCACATCTGATTCAGAATGGGATAAATTCAAAGGAGCCCTTTTGAACTCACTTGTGTTTGTTATAGTTGTGACACTTGTCACTTTCCTATTGGTACTTCTTTTCTACTTTAGGTGCACAAAGTTCTTGAAATATTACATGGGGTTTTCTGCTTTTCTTGTTTTAGGGTTCATGGGTGGTGAAATTGCTCTTTTCTTGATTCAAGTATTTAATATTGCTATTGATGCTTTTACTTTTGTCATATTATTGTTTAACTTTACAATTGTTGGGGTTTTAGCCGTTTTTATGTCGAAAGTTCCAATCTTTGTAACTCAATCTTATatggtgattattggtgttttgactGCTTATTGGTTTACAATGTTACCTGAATGGACAACTTGGGTGCTATTGGTTGCAATGTCTTTGTATGATCTTGCTGCTGTTTTGTTACCTGGTGGCCCGTTAAGGTTATTAGTCGAGCTTGCTATATCGCGGGATGAAGATATCCCAGCCCTTGTTTATGAAGCCCGACCCGTTATGGATCCCAGGGTTAATACTGTAGTTCAAAGAAGGGTATGGAGAGATCGAAGGGTTGACCCTGAATCACATACCGGGCCCCAAATTGATACAAATTCAACTGGAACTTCTCAAAATGTTGAAGGTGGTCATGTGGGTCAGGTGGGTCAGGTGGATCAGGTTCATGAGTTATCTGCTCCATTGATTGAAAGAATTAGGGACCACGGGCTTGCAGGTGAGGGTGATAATGTGAATCTTGAAGGGATTGGGTTGGGTTCATCCGGTGCTATTAAGCTTGGTTTGGGAGACTTTATCTTTTATAGTGTGTTGGTGGGACGTGCTGCAATGTATGATTACATGACGGTTTACGCTTGTTATCTTGCAATTGTAGCCGGTCTTGGTATTACTCTTATTCTTCTTGCATTATACCAAAAAGCATTGCCTGCACTTCCTGTATCTGTCTTGCTTGGGGTGTTGTTTTATGTTTTGACTAGGGTATTTCTTGAAGAGTTTGTTGTACAATGTTCTTCAAATCTTGTAATGTTTTGA
- the LOC139892376 gene encoding exopolygalacturonase-like, which produces MVSFISFLPLLLTLTVARTFHNPYTFNVVSYGAVPNRITDNSKAFLRAWNDACGSKGGGRVLVPKGMFMLDSVVFVGPCNGPVDFIIKGSLEATSNPSKFFVDHWIGFKYVDQLLVGGGGYLLGHGGAAWRYNDCRTNSQCRSLPVTMRFDFVTNSKVSHIHSINSKNAHFNLFACHNLNMSHVRIIAPEDSPNTDGIRIGSSSNIMIMDSDISTGDDCIAMIAGSQNITVSGVQCGPGHGFSIGSLGGSHTEEFVSGIVIQNCTLRGTQNGIRIKTWAPSLPSLASDILFDNIVMENVNNPIFIDQQYCPRPPCNWKAQSKVKIKNVTFRRVRGTSSSKVAVKMQCSQHVPCEGVKLVNINLTYRGREGRVTSSCLNVQGKSYGPQLPAGCL; this is translated from the exons atggtCTCCTTTATCTCTTTTCTTCCATTGCTACTAACTCTCACCGTTGCTCGTACATTTCACAATCCATACACCTTCAATGTCGTCTCCTACGGTGCGGTCCCCAACCGAATCACTGATAACTCAAAG GCGTTTCTTCGAGCGTGGAATGATGCGTGTGGATCGAAAGGTGGTGGCCGAGTTTTGGTACCAAAAGGGATGTTTATGCTCGATTCTGTCGTGTTTGTGGGACCATGTAATGGACCGGTTGATTTTATTATAAAAGGGTCGCTTGAAGCAACTAGTAATCCATCTAAGTTTTTTGTAGATCATTGGATTGGTTTTAAGTATGTTGATCAATTGTTGGTCGGAGGTGGTGGTTATTTGCTTGGTCACGGTGGGGCGGCTTGGCGGTACAACGATTGCCGAACCAATTCCCAGTGTAGATCACTTCCTGTC ACGATGCGGTTTGATTTTGTTACTAATTCAAAAGTAAGTCACATACATTCAATCAATAGCAAAAACGCTCATTTCAATCTATTTGCGTGCCACAATTTGAACATGAGCCACGTTCGGATAATTGCACCGGAAGATAGCCCAAATACCGATGGTATCCGTATCGGGAGCTCGAGCAATATCATGATCATGGATAGTGATATAAGCACGGGTGATGATTGCATCGCAATGATCGCGGGTAGTCAGAATATTACAGTTTCAGGAGTTCAATGTGGGCCAGGGCACGGATTTAGCATCGGTAGCCTTGGTGGGTCCCACACTGAAGAGTTTGTATCCGGCATTGTGATACAAAATTGTACTTTACGAGGAACTCAAAACGGAATACGGATCAAAACATGGGCACCTTCTTTGCCTAGCCTTGCTTCGGATATTTTGTTTGATAATATCGTGATGGAAAATGTCAATAATCCTATTTTTATCGACCAACAATATTGTCCGCGGCCTCCTTGTAATTGGAAG GCACAGTCGAAGGTTAAGATCAAGAATGTGACATTTAGAAGGGTTCGGGGTACGTCTAGTTCTAAGGTCGCGGTTAAGATGCAATGTAGCCAACATGTGCCGTGTGAAGGTGTTAAACTCGTCAACATTAACTTGACGTATAGAGGTCGTGAAGGTCGTGTGACTTCGTCTTGTTTAAATGTTCAAGGAAAGTCGTACGGCCCACAACTCCCGGCGGGGTGTTTATAA